The Pseudofrankia inefficax genome window below encodes:
- a CDS encoding TerD family protein, with protein sequence MSVTLPKGGNLRLTDAAPGIEQVRVELGWRDLPGGAGALEVDGVVIVEHAGAASGSPEVLLAHQTPNPGEGAVTSAAPAAGRPGAETLVVTLAAIPPGIIRLRLGAAIFDAAARGQTFRLVGEPSIRVLNQADGAEIARYDVAPETGQETVMIFGELYRHAGSWKFRAVGQGYTNGLRGLVEHGHEVEPARPADVAAFLTRSSPTRSRRKVADHLHPPQPTAPAASPTPAASPASGRPAPSRPSAQRPPAAPARPGERGPAFSRPPVTPRPPAAPPRPGPPAPPRPEPPAPSRPATWSPLDLDDAAPAPPGASAPPAAPGGRSALDLGGPGHGPHPSAPPSAPGRSPLDLDRDAQPAPPSAGPPAAGHPGAAGGGSALDLGGGGYDTPAPADHGPGPSALDLGGRPGASGAGRSGASSGDGPRPVTFGERSARYRQRLEHVTALDEGHPVTAWTAEKRGSGSLTVTLRWTALTTRTGLPRPSDLQLGCLWQALDGASGVLQTLGGATSAPGAGASGRQVLALTSRDEHEGQTMFVDLRALATFKRFFVFAYGLHGAPEWDLLRPVLTVGARTGESLEIRLGDAPAGSRTCVVASFHVAQDDLVIRREDVFLTGPQAEAALRYGWSLEWTPDGMSLRDR encoded by the coding sequence ATGAGCGTGACCCTGCCCAAGGGCGGCAACCTGCGGCTGACCGACGCCGCCCCCGGCATCGAGCAGGTCCGCGTCGAGCTCGGCTGGCGCGACCTGCCGGGCGGAGCGGGCGCCCTCGAGGTGGACGGCGTCGTCATCGTCGAGCATGCCGGAGCGGCCAGTGGGTCGCCGGAGGTGCTGCTCGCGCACCAGACGCCGAACCCGGGGGAGGGCGCGGTGACCTCGGCGGCACCCGCCGCCGGCCGGCCCGGTGCCGAGACGCTCGTCGTCACCCTGGCCGCGATACCGCCCGGGATCATCCGGCTGCGGCTCGGCGCGGCGATCTTCGACGCCGCCGCCCGCGGGCAGACCTTCCGGTTGGTGGGCGAGCCGTCCATCCGGGTGCTGAACCAGGCGGACGGGGCCGAGATCGCGCGGTACGACGTGGCGCCGGAGACCGGCCAGGAGACGGTCATGATCTTCGGCGAGCTCTACCGGCACGCCGGGAGCTGGAAGTTCCGCGCCGTGGGCCAGGGCTACACGAACGGCCTGCGCGGGCTGGTGGAACACGGCCACGAGGTCGAGCCGGCCCGCCCGGCCGACGTCGCCGCCTTCCTGACCCGCTCCTCGCCGACCCGCTCGCGCCGCAAGGTCGCCGACCACCTGCATCCGCCCCAGCCGACGGCCCCGGCCGCCAGCCCGACGCCCGCGGCCAGCCCGGCGTCAGGCCGGCCCGCGCCGTCCCGGCCGTCGGCCCAGCGTCCGCCGGCCGCGCCCGCCCGGCCGGGCGAACGCGGACCGGCGTTCTCCCGGCCGCCGGTGACGCCACGCCCGCCCGCCGCCCCACCCCGGCCGGGACCGCCGGCGCCGCCCCGCCCGGAGCCACCCGCGCCGTCCCGGCCCGCCACCTGGTCGCCACTCGACCTGGACGACGCCGCGCCGGCCCCACCCGGTGCGTCCGCGCCGCCGGCCGCGCCGGGCGGCCGCTCCGCGCTCGACCTCGGCGGCCCCGGGCACGGACCACATCCGTCCGCCCCGCCGTCCGCCCCTGGCCGCTCGCCGCTCGACCTGGACCGCGACGCCCAGCCAGCGCCGCCGTCCGCCGGGCCGCCTGCCGCCGGACACCCCGGCGCGGCTGGTGGTGGATCGGCGCTGGATCTCGGTGGCGGCGGCTATGACACGCCAGCCCCCGCCGATCACGGGCCGGGACCCTCGGCGCTCGACCTCGGCGGCCGCCCGGGCGCGTCCGGCGCCGGCCGATCGGGCGCGTCGTCGGGCGACGGGCCGCGCCCGGTGACGTTCGGCGAGCGGTCGGCCCGCTACCGGCAACGCCTGGAGCACGTCACCGCGCTCGACGAGGGCCACCCCGTGACCGCCTGGACCGCGGAGAAACGAGGCTCCGGCTCGCTCACCGTCACGCTGCGCTGGACCGCGTTGACCACCAGGACCGGGCTGCCGCGCCCGAGCGACCTGCAGCTCGGCTGCCTGTGGCAGGCGCTCGACGGCGCCTCCGGCGTGCTGCAGACCCTCGGCGGTGCCACCAGCGCGCCCGGCGCCGGCGCGTCCGGCCGGCAGGTCCTCGCTCTGACCTCACGCGACGAGCACGAGGGCCAGACGATGTTCGTCGACCTCCGTGCCCTGGCGACGTTCAAACGTTTCTTCGTCTTCGCCTACGGCCTGCACGGAGCGCCGGAATGGGACCTGCTGCGCCCGGTCCTCACCGTCGGCGCCCGTACCGGCGAGAGCCTCGAGATCCGCCTCGGAGACGCGCCGGCCGGGTCCCGGACCTGCGTAGTCGCGTCCTTCCACGTCGCCCAGGACGACCTGGTCATCCGCCGGGAAGACGTGTTCCTCACCGGCCCCCAGGCGGAGGCCGCGTTGCGCTACGGCTGGTCACTGGAATGGACCCCGGACGGCATGAGCCTGCGCGACCGGTAG
- a CDS encoding toxic anion resistance protein, whose protein sequence is MSDALNLGGPLTPPTVSTTKPGVSPVQLTPPAPVAVIPDDQVDSMVPIDESTRAQLRQRAAAFADDLASQDPRSPAFQEKINDIARMGEREIIASARVSNRMLDRPAAAMKASRGRGGPVGDAQTRVAGTLVELRHTVTDLDPGRADLKGARKLLGMVPMGNKIAAYFQRYQSAQKQLDAIITALGSGQDELRQDNAAIEQEKANLWAAMGKLTEYATLAKALDGAVTAKVEQLRYTDPQAAEALSSDGLFPIRQRQQDLLTQLAVSVQGYLALDLVRKNNIELIKGVDRAQTTTVAALRTAVIVAQALANQKLVLDQINALNATTNDMIVRTSELLRTQSAEIQEQAASSTVSVEALQTAFDNIFATMDAIDTYRAKAVDSMATTVAALETQVGRSKSYLERARANER, encoded by the coding sequence ATGTCGGATGCGTTGAATCTCGGCGGGCCGCTGACGCCGCCGACCGTCTCCACGACCAAGCCCGGCGTGAGCCCGGTACAGCTCACTCCGCCGGCGCCGGTGGCCGTGATCCCGGACGACCAGGTCGACAGCATGGTCCCGATCGACGAGTCGACGCGGGCCCAGCTGCGCCAGCGGGCCGCCGCCTTCGCGGACGACCTCGCCAGCCAGGACCCGCGCAGCCCGGCGTTCCAGGAAAAGATCAACGACATCGCCCGGATGGGTGAGCGCGAGATCATCGCGTCCGCCCGGGTGTCGAACCGGATGCTCGACCGGCCGGCGGCGGCGATGAAGGCCAGCCGCGGCCGCGGCGGCCCGGTCGGCGACGCCCAGACCCGGGTGGCTGGCACGCTCGTCGAGCTGCGGCACACGGTCACCGACCTGGACCCGGGCCGCGCCGACCTCAAGGGCGCCCGCAAGCTGCTCGGCATGGTGCCGATGGGCAACAAGATCGCCGCCTACTTCCAGCGCTACCAGTCGGCCCAGAAGCAGCTCGACGCCATCATCACCGCGCTGGGCTCCGGCCAGGACGAGCTGCGCCAGGACAACGCCGCCATCGAGCAGGAGAAGGCGAACCTCTGGGCGGCGATGGGCAAGCTCACCGAGTACGCCACCCTCGCCAAGGCGCTGGACGGCGCGGTCACGGCGAAGGTCGAGCAGCTGCGGTACACCGACCCGCAGGCGGCCGAGGCGCTCAGCTCCGACGGCCTGTTCCCGATCCGCCAGCGCCAGCAGGACCTGCTCACCCAGCTCGCCGTCAGCGTGCAGGGCTACCTGGCCCTCGACCTGGTCCGCAAGAACAACATCGAGCTGATCAAGGGCGTCGACCGGGCCCAGACGACCACGGTCGCCGCGCTGCGCACCGCGGTGATCGTCGCGCAGGCGCTGGCCAACCAGAAGCTGGTGCTCGACCAGATCAACGCGCTGAACGCCACGACGAACGACATGATCGTGCGGACCAGCGAGCTGCTGCGCACCCAGTCCGCCGAGATCCAGGAGCAGGCCGCCTCGAGCACGGTCAGCGTCGAGGCGCTGCAGACCGCGTTCGACAACATCTTCGCCACCATGGACGCGATCGACACCTACCGCGCGAAGGCGGTCGACAGCATGGCCACGACGGTCGCCGCGCTGGAGACCCAGGTGGGACGATCGAAGTCGTACCTGGAGCGGGCCCGCGCGAACGAGCGCTGA
- a CDS encoding DUF4232 domain-containing protein, with protein MRRISQSVVAAALSAGVVCAAATGAAAGGPPAQHPVPEHRGIPCVALSPSVTETEGAAGSTYWTITYRNVGSRTCFVSGYPGVAFVDGHGHQLGATAARTGGPPKLVTLRPGGKATITLREVHAGLQVGCETAKTYRPAAGLRITAPRGGFPRYLSAKGTNACLNRSVQQLTVGPIMG; from the coding sequence ATGCGAAGGATCAGTCAGTCTGTGGTGGCCGCAGCCCTGTCGGCTGGCGTCGTGTGCGCCGCCGCCACCGGAGCCGCGGCGGGCGGACCGCCGGCCCAGCACCCGGTCCCCGAGCACCGAGGGATTCCCTGCGTGGCGCTGAGCCCGTCGGTCACCGAGACCGAGGGTGCCGCCGGCAGCACCTACTGGACGATCACCTACCGCAACGTCGGGTCGCGGACCTGCTTCGTGAGCGGTTATCCGGGCGTGGCGTTCGTGGACGGGCACGGTCACCAGCTCGGCGCCACGGCCGCCCGCACCGGTGGCCCACCCAAGCTCGTGACGCTGCGGCCCGGCGGGAAGGCGACGATCACCCTGCGCGAGGTCCACGCGGGCCTGCAGGTCGGCTGTGAGACCGCGAAGACCTACCGCCCCGCGGCCGGCCTGCGGATCACCGCCCCGCGCGGCGGCTTCCCGCGCTACCTGTCGGCCAAGGGCACGAACGCCTGCCTGAACCGTTCGGTCCAGCAGCTCACCGTCGGCCCGATCATGGGCTGA
- a CDS encoding response regulator transcription factor produces MRGAVAVVDDDQVLRATIVRILRLEGFAVAWSAGSGGEALRQAQGSARPDALLLDIALPDTDGRDLLGALRGRGVAAPALLLSAKGSVADKVLGFGAGADDYLTKPFAIDELLARLDVLVRRSPVPAARELVLDPVRHVVAGPHAAVPLSPTEYRLLAALVSRPGEVVRRASLISSAWPPGAVVRENTLDSYVTRLRRTLRVVGAQASIATARGVGYRLD; encoded by the coding sequence ATGCGCGGGGCGGTCGCCGTCGTCGACGACGACCAGGTGCTGCGCGCGACGATCGTCCGGATACTGCGCCTGGAGGGGTTCGCCGTCGCGTGGTCAGCCGGCAGCGGAGGCGAGGCCCTGCGCCAGGCGCAGGGCTCGGCGCGGCCGGACGCCCTGCTCCTGGACATCGCGCTGCCCGACACCGACGGCCGCGACCTGCTGGGCGCGCTGCGCGGCCGTGGCGTCGCCGCGCCGGCGCTGCTGCTCTCCGCCAAGGGCTCGGTGGCCGACAAGGTGCTCGGCTTCGGCGCCGGCGCCGACGACTACCTGACGAAGCCGTTCGCGATCGACGAGCTGCTCGCGCGCCTGGACGTGCTGGTGCGCCGCTCGCCGGTGCCCGCGGCGCGCGAGCTGGTGCTCGACCCGGTCCGCCACGTCGTCGCCGGGCCGCACGCGGCGGTGCCGCTCTCGCCGACCGAGTACCGCCTGCTGGCCGCGCTGGTCAGCCGGCCAGGCGAGGTCGTCCGCCGGGCGAGCCTGATCTCCAGTGCGTGGCCGCCTGGCGCGGTGGTCCGGGAGAACACCCTGGACAGCTACGTCACGCGGCTGCGGCGCACCCTGCGCGTCGTCGGGGCTCAGGCGTCGATCGCCACCGCCCGTGGCGTCGGCTACCGGCTCGACTGA
- a CDS encoding sensor histidine kinase, translating into MRRRLVLLTVTVLAASLALFTVAFWLLLHGWLRHDASALLASRARGATALVAVDGGRLVLEETPGDEAVEPVLWLYDPGLTLVARPPGDRSLDQAARALASGGPGTRVVGQVELRAVGVQDGTRHVGMVVVALSLAPYTHSERLAVGAAVLLDVLVLAGAALLARRLVGSALRPVAAMTACARDWGAHAPDQRFGLGPPRDEITGLAATLDGLLTRLAASLRHEALVTSQIAHELKAPLARLRAVAETSARYDAGSEPLRATLGQVVDEVDQLTGVVETLLKAHGGSATTGRVDLLAVATQAAGPAGPATVVSVSGTTAVALCDPGLAERMLAPIVANALRYSRGSIVLRLDQPGASAGCRAVVRLAVLDDGPGFAAEEAEAVFEPGYRGSGATGDGAGLGLPLARRLARLAGGDVRVVPEARGHVVLTLPALPETGWDDAGPDATGRPLAAAGTLGGQGASGGEVGATG; encoded by the coding sequence ATGCGCCGCCGGCTGGTGCTGCTCACGGTCACCGTGCTGGCGGCGTCACTCGCGCTGTTCACGGTCGCGTTCTGGCTGCTGCTGCACGGCTGGCTGCGCCACGACGCCAGCGCGCTGCTCGCCTCACGCGCCAGGGGCGCCACGGCTCTGGTCGCCGTGGACGGTGGCCGCCTGGTGCTGGAGGAGACCCCGGGAGACGAGGCGGTCGAGCCGGTCCTCTGGCTGTACGACCCCGGGCTGACGCTGGTCGCCCGCCCGCCTGGCGATCGTTCGCTCGACCAGGCGGCCCGGGCGTTGGCGTCCGGTGGTCCGGGCACGCGGGTGGTCGGCCAGGTGGAGCTGCGCGCCGTCGGCGTCCAGGACGGGACCCGTCACGTCGGCATGGTCGTCGTGGCCCTGAGCCTCGCCCCGTACACCCACAGCGAGCGGCTGGCCGTGGGTGCGGCCGTGCTGCTCGACGTCCTGGTGCTGGCTGGGGCGGCGCTGCTCGCCCGCCGGCTGGTCGGTTCGGCGCTGCGCCCGGTCGCCGCGATGACGGCCTGTGCCCGTGACTGGGGCGCGCACGCCCCGGACCAGCGGTTCGGGCTCGGACCGCCGCGCGACGAGATCACCGGCCTCGCCGCGACCCTGGACGGGCTGCTCACCAGGCTCGCGGCGAGCCTGCGCCACGAGGCTCTCGTGACCTCGCAGATCGCGCACGAGCTGAAGGCGCCGCTCGCCCGGCTGCGGGCCGTGGCGGAGACCTCGGCGCGCTACGACGCGGGCAGCGAGCCGTTGCGCGCCACCCTCGGCCAGGTCGTCGACGAGGTCGATCAGCTCACCGGAGTCGTCGAGACCCTGCTGAAGGCCCACGGCGGCTCCGCGACCACCGGCCGGGTTGATCTCCTCGCCGTCGCCACCCAGGCCGCGGGACCCGCGGGGCCCGCAACCGTGGTCAGCGTGAGCGGGACCACCGCGGTGGCCCTCTGCGACCCGGGGCTGGCCGAACGCATGCTGGCACCGATCGTGGCCAACGCGCTGCGCTACTCCCGTGGGTCGATCGTGCTCCGCCTGGACCAGCCCGGCGCGAGCGCCGGCTGCCGGGCGGTGGTCCGGCTCGCCGTCCTCGACGACGGGCCGGGGTTCGCCGCCGAGGAGGCGGAGGCGGTGTTCGAGCCCGGCTACCGGGGCAGCGGCGCGACCGGTGACGGCGCCGGGCTCGGCCTCCCGCTCGCGCGCAGGCTGGCGCGGCTCGCCGGCGGCGATGTCCGGGTGGTGCCCGAGGCCCGCGGCCACGTGGTTCTCACGTTGCCCGCGCTCCCGGAAACCGGCTGGGACGACGCCGGTCCCGACGCCACCGGACGGCCGCTCGCCGCCGCCGGCACCCTGGGGGGGCAGGGCGCCAGCGGCGGCGAGGTCGGAGCGACCGGATGA
- a CDS encoding COG4705 family protein, giving the protein MNLTNSAGSRRRAGRTMLNKVPEITVYFWIIKVLCTTVGESAADYINSTLGFGLGNTTAVMAVLLVIALVAQFRLDRYVPGVYWTAVVLISVVGTLVTDNLTDGLHVSLIVSTIAFSALLALTFAFWYRSEGTLSIHSIVTGRREAYYWLVVLFAFALGTAAGDLLIDRLSFSPLTAVITYAAALAVVFAAYQFLGLGPMVSFWIAYVLTRPLGGSTGDYLSLGPDEGGAGLGTLGTSLLFLAAITLTVVYLSITGRDRTEVVQAGRASGAAVADPSVIPPARDYAAGSRDDSWMDESAGRFGQR; this is encoded by the coding sequence GTGAACCTGACAAATTCGGCGGGAAGCAGGCGGCGCGCGGGCCGGACGATGCTCAACAAGGTCCCCGAGATAACCGTCTACTTCTGGATAATCAAGGTCCTCTGCACGACGGTCGGGGAAAGTGCCGCCGACTACATCAACAGCACGTTGGGTTTCGGCCTCGGTAACACGACGGCGGTGATGGCGGTGCTGCTCGTCATCGCCCTGGTCGCCCAGTTCAGGCTGGACCGGTATGTTCCGGGCGTCTACTGGACGGCGGTCGTGCTGATCAGCGTCGTCGGCACCCTGGTGACCGACAACCTGACCGACGGCCTGCACGTGAGCCTGATCGTCAGCACGATCGCGTTCTCCGCGCTCCTGGCGCTGACCTTCGCGTTCTGGTACCGGTCCGAGGGCACGCTGTCGATCCACAGCATCGTGACCGGCCGGCGTGAGGCGTACTACTGGCTCGTCGTGCTGTTCGCCTTCGCCCTCGGCACGGCCGCCGGTGACCTGCTGATCGACCGGCTGAGCTTCTCCCCGCTGACCGCGGTCATCACCTACGCGGCCGCGCTCGCGGTCGTCTTCGCGGCGTACCAGTTCCTCGGCCTCGGGCCGATGGTGTCGTTCTGGATCGCCTACGTGCTGACCCGTCCGCTCGGTGGCTCGACCGGGGACTACCTGAGCCTCGGCCCCGACGAGGGTGGCGCGGGCCTCGGCACGCTGGGTACGAGCCTGCTGTTCCTGGCCGCGATCACCCTGACGGTGGTCTACCTGAGCATCACCGGGCGAGACCGGACGGAGGTCGTCCAGGCGGGCCGGGCGAGCGGTGCCGCCGTAGCCGACCCGTCGGTCATCCCACCGGCCCGGGACTACGCCGCGGGGTCGCGGGACGACAGCTGGATGGACGAGTCGGCTGGCCGGTTCGGCCAGCGGTAG
- a CDS encoding COG4705 family protein has protein sequence MTSSSHGGRSQGGRHHAARQVAAKVPEITVMFWIVKVLTTGMGEAASDFLANKSVPVAAALGLLGFAVGMILQLRTRRYVTAVYWFAVAMVALFGTMAADGFHKLIGIPYAVVTAGYAIALAVIFYLWHRSEGTLSIHSINTPRREIYYWLTVLATFALGTAAGDFTAFTLNLGYAASSVLYAVLILVPLIAYRMRWMNEVVAFWFAYVLTRPLGASIADWLGKDKTKNGLGYGDGTVTIVAAVLIAVFVAYLAWTGADVQAHDATMPAAPERTAQGRTAPTRTVPGQYGETYRDAPYGEPYGNRRTVEAEPTDW, from the coding sequence ATGACTTCGTCATCTCACGGCGGGAGATCCCAGGGCGGGAGGCACCACGCGGCACGGCAGGTCGCGGCGAAGGTGCCCGAGATCACCGTCATGTTCTGGATCGTGAAGGTCCTCACGACGGGAATGGGTGAGGCCGCGTCCGATTTCCTCGCGAACAAGAGCGTCCCGGTCGCCGCGGCGCTCGGGCTGCTCGGGTTCGCCGTCGGCATGATCCTGCAGCTGCGCACCCGCCGGTACGTCACCGCCGTCTACTGGTTCGCGGTCGCGATGGTAGCGCTGTTCGGCACGATGGCCGCCGACGGCTTCCACAAGCTGATCGGAATTCCGTATGCGGTGGTGACCGCCGGCTACGCGATAGCCCTGGCTGTGATCTTCTATCTGTGGCACCGGTCCGAGGGCACACTGTCGATTCACAGCATCAACACCCCCCGCCGGGAGATCTACTACTGGCTGACCGTGCTGGCGACGTTCGCCCTCGGCACGGCCGCCGGTGACTTCACCGCGTTCACGCTGAACCTGGGCTACGCGGCATCCAGCGTCCTTTACGCGGTCTTGATCCTGGTGCCGCTCATCGCCTACCGGATGCGTTGGATGAACGAGGTCGTCGCATTCTGGTTCGCCTATGTGCTCACCCGGCCGCTGGGGGCGTCGATCGCCGACTGGCTCGGCAAGGACAAGACGAAGAACGGCCTGGGTTACGGCGACGGGACCGTCACGATCGTCGCCGCGGTCCTGATCGCCGTCTTCGTCGCGTACCTGGCGTGGACCGGGGCTGACGTCCAGGCCCACGACGCCACGATGCCGGCCGCACCCGAGCGGACCGCACAGGGACGGACTGCGCCCACGCGAACGGTGCCCGGCCAGTACGGCGAGACCTACCGCGATGCCCCCTATGGCGAGCCCTACGGCAACCGGCGCACCGTCGAGGCGGAACCGACAGACTGGTGA
- a CDS encoding TIGR03617 family F420-dependent LLM class oxidoreductase produces the protein MRVDGTLGGLETAAHQATAAEAAGYDGMWTGEVSSDPFLPLAVATPATSRLRLGTSIAVALARSPVALAYTANDLQRFSGGRFSLGLGSQVKAHITRRFSMPWGRPAAQMREFVLAMRAAWTSWEQGTPLAFEGEYYRHTLMPPAFVPAAHPFGPPRILLAGVGDGMTRAAGEVADGFFCHWFTTPRWIREHTIPALAEGRRRAGRTLEDFDIVVGGFVATGTDQEITEAVGRMRAQISFYGSTPAYRAVLELHGWGDLGTELTALSKQNRWTEMAALVDDEVVETFGIVAAPDDLPARVAQRYGDLATRLTLNPPASFTAEQTGAMIAAIQALPGATPKTLAAAAAPTS, from the coding sequence GTGCGGGTAGACGGCACACTCGGCGGCCTGGAGACGGCGGCGCACCAGGCCACCGCGGCCGAGGCGGCGGGTTACGACGGGATGTGGACCGGCGAGGTCAGCTCGGACCCCTTCCTGCCGCTGGCGGTCGCGACCCCGGCCACGTCGCGGCTGCGGCTGGGCACGTCGATCGCGGTCGCGCTGGCCCGCTCCCCCGTCGCGCTCGCCTACACGGCCAACGACCTGCAGCGGTTCTCCGGTGGCCGGTTCTCTCTCGGCCTCGGCTCGCAGGTGAAGGCGCACATCACCCGCCGGTTCTCGATGCCCTGGGGCCGGCCCGCCGCGCAGATGCGGGAGTTCGTGCTCGCGATGCGGGCGGCCTGGACGAGCTGGGAGCAGGGCACTCCGCTCGCCTTCGAGGGCGAGTACTACCGCCACACGCTGATGCCGCCGGCCTTCGTGCCGGCGGCACACCCGTTCGGGCCGCCGCGGATCCTGCTCGCCGGGGTCGGCGACGGGATGACCAGGGCCGCGGGCGAGGTCGCGGACGGCTTCTTCTGCCACTGGTTCACGACGCCGCGCTGGATCCGGGAGCACACGATTCCCGCGCTGGCCGAGGGCCGCCGGCGCGCCGGCCGGACGCTGGAGGACTTCGACATCGTCGTCGGCGGCTTCGTCGCGACCGGCACCGACCAGGAGATCACCGAGGCGGTCGGGCGGATGCGCGCCCAGATCTCGTTCTACGGCTCGACGCCGGCCTACCGCGCGGTCCTCGAACTGCACGGCTGGGGGGACCTGGGCACCGAGCTGACCGCCCTGTCCAAGCAGAACCGCTGGACCGAGATGGCCGCCCTCGTCGACGACGAGGTGGTCGAGACGTTCGGCATCGTCGCCGCGCCGGACGACCTGCCCGCCCGCGTCGCGCAGCGTTACGGCGACCTGGCCACCCGGCTCACCCTCAACCCGCCGGCGTCCTTCACCGCCGAGCAGACCGGCGCGATGATCGCGGCCATTCAGGCCCTGCCGGGCGCCACACCGAAGACACTCGCCGCGGCCGCCGCGCCCACCTCCTGA
- a CDS encoding DUF1348 family protein — protein sequence MPDSPRPPLPPFTAQSAREKVRKAEDAWNSRDPGAVALAYSADSRWRNRAEFVNGRAEITEFLARKWTRELDYRLIKELWAFGGHRIAVRFAYECHDDSGQWYRSYGNENWEFNDEGLMVRRHASINDLPIAEADRLYHWPLGRRPDDHPGLSDLGL from the coding sequence ATGCCCGACTCACCCCGCCCACCGTTGCCGCCGTTCACCGCGCAGAGCGCCCGCGAGAAGGTCCGCAAGGCCGAGGACGCCTGGAACAGCCGCGATCCCGGTGCCGTCGCGCTGGCGTACTCGGCGGACAGCCGCTGGCGCAACCGTGCCGAGTTCGTCAACGGCCGGGCCGAGATCACCGAGTTCCTGGCCCGCAAGTGGACCAGGGAGCTGGACTACCGCCTCATCAAGGAGCTCTGGGCGTTCGGCGGGCACCGGATCGCGGTGCGGTTCGCCTACGAGTGCCACGACGACTCCGGGCAGTGGTACCGCTCGTATGGCAACGAGAACTGGGAGTTCAACGACGAGGGCCTGATGGTCCGCCGGCACGCCAGCATCAACGATCTGCCCATCGCGGAGGCCGACCGCCTCTATCACTGGCCGCTCGGCCGCCGGCCCGACGACCATCCCGGGCTGAGTGACCTGGGCCTTTGA